The Seriola aureovittata isolate HTS-2021-v1 ecotype China chromosome 3, ASM2101889v1, whole genome shotgun sequence genome includes a region encoding these proteins:
- the LOC130164184 gene encoding lysozyme C-like, which produces MKVLEVFLLAALGCSLTEAWLVSKCDLKDQLLRATDEQRGKSKQNGAAEENLVAKLVCNVELTSGFNTSAVTELIPGREDHPRRGRRNASFGGLFSLAELELPSTTPPPARERRGAQEVWTLYGIFQLSNYLVCNDGTTPSPNICGLSCSNLVDDDIRDDINCVLKILAYLLENGFGAPHWEQLRRTIRLIFQEECRDTQASEYFAECS; this is translated from the exons ATGAAGGTACTCGAAGTGTTTCTGCTGGCGGCGCTGGGCTGCAGTCTGACCGAGGCCTGGCTCGTGTCGAAGTGCGACCTGAAGGATCAGCTGCTGAGGGCGACTGATGAGCAGAGAGGGAAGTCAAAGCAGAATGGAGCGGCTGAAGAAAACTTAGTGGCCAAAC TCGTCTGTAACGTGGAGCTGACATCGGGTTTTAACACCAGCGCAGTGACCGAGCTGATCCCGGGGAGAGAGGACCATCCccgcagggggaggaggaacGCTTCCTTCGGGGGCTTGTTCAGCCTGGCTGAGCTGGAGCTTCCCAGCACGACCCCTCCCCCCGCTCGGGAGCGACGCGGCGCTCAGGAAGTCTGGACGTTGTACGGCATTTTCCAGCTCAGCAATTACCTGGTCTGCAACGACGGCACAACTCCGTCACCCAACATCTGtggactgagctgcagca ACTTGGTTGATGACGACATACGTGATGACATCAACTGTGTGTTGAAGATCTTGGCCTATCTCCT TGAAAATGGCTTCGGGGCGCCCCACTGGGAGCAGTTAAGAAGAAC GATCAGGTTGATCTTCCAGGAGGagtgcagagacacacaagcCTCTGAATACTTCGCTGAATGCTCTTAA
- the LOC130164179 gene encoding uncharacterized protein LOC130164179, producing MKLGLLMVLAVAVLVPSLSEGRIISKCELKEKLEAAITLPKYLHKHKEHILAIVICEVSKWSHLNTSLVRVEGERGATTTARPTTRATKLSTPLGDEMTTETTTSKPTTAKTMTRKPTTVKRTTSKPTTVQKTTSKPTTVQKTTAKPTTTEPETTEPSQTTLLSPSSRRRKREAGAMSNESISTDMVSNMDELLNEEESNFDEDEMMQDDNKMTEEEERDGEDGEKGKVDEADVIQVPWSLGYYGLFQLSDSHFCDSGYRWSRNKCSTSCTAFTDDDITDDIDCVLKTGYWRFLVISASYKCQHTFNFFSECK from the exons ATGAAGCTGGGTCTGCTGATGGTTCTGGCTGTGGCAGTTCTGGTGCCCAGCCTGTCTGAGGGCCGGATCATCTCCAAATGCGAGCTGAAAGAAAAGCTCGAGGCAGCGATCACCCTGCCCAAATATCTACACAAGCACAAGGAACACATCCTGGCAATAG TTATCTGTGAAGTGAGTAAGTGGTCTCATCTGAACACCAGCCTGGTCAGGGTGGAGGGCGAACGCGGAGCTACAACGACAGCCAGGCCGACAACGAGGGCCACAAAGCTCTCAACACCACTAGGTGACGAAATGACCACAGAAACGACAACCAGCAAACCCACAACTGCCAAAACAATGACCAGAAAACCCACAACCGTCAAAAGAACAACCAGCAAACCCACAACCGTCCAAAAAACAACCAGCAAACCCACAACCGTCCAAAAAACAACCGCCAAACCAACAACCACTGAACCAGAAACCACCGAACCAAGCCAGACTACACTGCTATCTCCGTCCTCCAGAAGAAGAAAGCGGGAGGCTGGTGCAATGAGCAATGAATCCATCTCCACAGACATGGTCAGCAACATGGACGAACTGCTGAACGAGGAAGAAAGCAACTTCGACGAGGATGAGATGATGCAGGACGATAACAAGATgaccgaggaggaggagagagatggggaggaTGGTGAGAAGGGCAAAGTGGATGAGGCAGATGTGATACAGGTGCCCTGGTCCCTCGGGTATTATGGACTCTTCCAGCTGTCAGACAGCCACTTCTGTGACTCGGGTTATCGCTGGTCCAGAAACAAATGCAGCACCTCGTGCACAG CCTTCACCGATGACGACATAACGGATGACATTGATTGCGTGTTGAAGACTGGTTACTGGAG GTTTTTGGTGATTAGCGCCTCTTACAAGTGTCAACATACCTTCAACTTCTTCAGCGAGTGTAAATGA